A section of the Teredinibacter franksiae genome encodes:
- the leuC gene encoding 3-isopropylmalate dehydratase large subunit, translated as MKARTLYDKLWNDHVVTQRDDGSSLIYIDRHIVHEVTSPQAFEGLRLAGRKPWRVDSVLATPDHNVPTTAAERASGVEGIADPVSKIQVKTLDDNCDELGIVEFKINDHRQGIVHVVGPETGACLPGMTIVCGDSHTSTNGALGALAFGIGTSEVEHVMATQCLVAKKMKNMLVRVDGVLGKGVTSKDVVLAIIAEIGTAGGNGYAIEFGGDVFRAMTMEGRLTVCNMAIEAGARAGMVAVDDTTIDYVKGRLFAPTAAQWEQAVTHWKDLHSDEGAEFDRTVVLDGGAIKPQVSWGTSPEMVLPIDGFIPDPEQEPDAVKAAGITRALDYMGLLAGQAIESIKLDRVFIGSCTNSRIEDIRAAAEVVKGRTKAASVKEAIVVPGSGSVKAQAESEGLHEVFQAANIEWREPGCSMCLAMNADRLGDGEHCASTSNRNFEGRQGYGGRTHLVSPAMAAAAAIAGHFVDVRSFQEGAE; from the coding sequence ATGAAGGCTAGAACGCTTTACGACAAACTCTGGAATGACCACGTTGTCACCCAGCGAGATGATGGTTCGTCGCTCATCTATATAGATCGCCATATTGTGCACGAAGTGACATCGCCGCAGGCGTTCGAGGGGCTGCGATTAGCGGGCCGAAAGCCGTGGCGGGTCGACAGCGTGCTGGCTACTCCCGACCACAATGTACCCACCACCGCGGCTGAGCGAGCTTCTGGTGTAGAGGGTATTGCCGATCCCGTGTCTAAAATCCAGGTGAAGACACTTGATGATAATTGTGACGAACTGGGGATTGTGGAATTCAAGATTAATGACCACCGCCAGGGTATCGTCCACGTTGTGGGGCCAGAAACGGGTGCATGCCTTCCTGGTATGACCATTGTCTGCGGTGATTCTCATACTTCAACCAACGGCGCGTTGGGTGCGTTAGCGTTTGGTATCGGTACCAGTGAGGTTGAGCATGTGATGGCTACTCAGTGCTTGGTTGCCAAAAAAATGAAAAACATGCTGGTGCGTGTCGATGGTGTATTGGGTAAGGGGGTAACGTCAAAAGATGTTGTCCTCGCGATTATTGCCGAGATTGGCACTGCTGGAGGTAATGGCTACGCTATTGAATTCGGTGGGGATGTGTTTCGTGCTATGACCATGGAAGGGCGCCTAACGGTATGCAATATGGCCATTGAGGCCGGTGCCCGTGCCGGTATGGTCGCGGTAGACGACACTACCATTGATTATGTTAAGGGGCGTTTGTTTGCGCCTACGGCAGCTCAATGGGAGCAGGCGGTCACCCATTGGAAAGACTTGCATTCTGATGAGGGAGCCGAGTTTGATCGCACGGTGGTGTTGGATGGTGGAGCGATTAAACCGCAGGTGAGCTGGGGTACATCACCTGAAATGGTGTTGCCAATCGACGGTTTTATACCAGACCCAGAGCAGGAACCTGATGCCGTAAAAGCCGCGGGCATAACGCGTGCTCTTGACTATATGGGCTTGTTGGCAGGTCAGGCTATTGAATCGATTAAGCTTGACCGTGTGTTCATCGGGTCTTGCACCAATTCACGTATAGAAGATATTCGTGCTGCTGCTGAAGTGGTAAAGGGACGTACTAAGGCGGCGTCTGTTAAAGAGGCCATCGTTGTTCCGGGTTCGGGTAGTGTGAAAGCTCAAGCCGAATCCGAGGGACTTCACGAGGTTTTTCAGGCGGCGAACATTGAATGGCGAGAGCCTGGGTGTTCTATGTGCTTGGCGATGAATGCCGACCGACTAGGTGATGGGGAGCATTGCGCTTCAACGTCAAATCGCAACTTTGAAGGTCGGCAGGGTTATGGTGGGCGTACGCATTTGGTAAGCCCTGCGATGGCCGCTGCAGCCGCAATAGCGGGTCATTTTGTTGACGTACGTAGTTTTCAGGAGGGCGCAGAATGA
- the leuD gene encoding 3-isopropylmalate dehydratase small subunit: MKSFTKLTGIVAPMDRANVDTDLIIPKQFLKSIKRSGFGPNLFDELRYLDEGEPGKDNSLRPLNPSFPLNSPRYSGASVLLARENFGCGSSREHAPWALDEYGFRAVIAPSFADIFYNNCFKNALLPIVLAENDVDTLFKQMYDQEGFELTIDLEQQKVVSNTAEYAFEVDEFRKHCLLNGFDDISLTLQEADNITAYEGKRRTEKPWLFGAIN, from the coding sequence ATGAAAAGTTTCACTAAGCTGACGGGGATTGTTGCGCCTATGGATCGGGCCAATGTTGATACCGATTTAATTATTCCGAAGCAATTTCTAAAATCCATCAAGAGATCAGGGTTCGGCCCTAACCTTTTTGATGAATTACGCTATCTTGATGAAGGTGAGCCTGGGAAAGACAATAGCTTGCGACCGCTCAACCCATCGTTCCCGCTGAATTCTCCACGGTACAGTGGCGCCAGTGTTCTTCTTGCGCGCGAAAACTTTGGCTGTGGCTCCAGTCGCGAACATGCACCCTGGGCGCTTGATGAGTATGGGTTTCGCGCTGTTATAGCGCCGAGTTTTGCTGATATTTTTTATAATAACTGCTTCAAAAATGCGCTGTTGCCGATTGTGCTAGCAGAGAACGACGTGGACACGCTGTTTAAGCAGATGTACGACCAGGAAGGATTCGAACTCACAATCGATCTTGAACAACAAAAAGTTGTTTCGAATACGGCAGAATACGCCTTTGAAGTTGATGAGTTTCGTAAGCACTGCCTGTTAAATGGTTTTGATGATATTAGCCTTACCCTCCAGGAAGCGGACAATATAACGGCCTACGAAGGTAAGCGTCGCACCGAAAAACCCTGGTTGTTCGGTGCAATTAATTAA